In the Populus trichocarpa isolate Nisqually-1 chromosome 1, P.trichocarpa_v4.1, whole genome shotgun sequence genome, tttatagtaAATGATATTTTCGGCCTAGGTTACATATtaagtatataaaataaaatgaagaaagaatgaAGAAAACTTTCTTAATTAGTCACCAACCCTATTTCCCGGGGTTAATAAAagtatctattaaaaaaatatatagattaaaatcATGGTTTTTAAACTCGGATTTATTGCTCGATTAACTTGGAAATTCAAGATCCAaaacctaaattaaatttttaattcaaccgaaacaaaaatattaacacTATTAAAAATTGGATTGaggaatattaataaaaaaatgtttacctAGTAACTTAATAACCTAGCtagatttcttttataaaatattcatcTTGTCGAATCCAACGACTATAATTAAAACCCTCACAATTGTGAACGTTGGTAtgcattaaatatttaattttgtttttttattaaaaattattttttatatatgttttcgattattttaataagctgattttaaaaataatttttaaaaaataaaaaaatattattttaatatattttaaaataataaatactttaaaaatcaattataaccGCAACAGACTTGTAAAGGCCGGAATAATTAGCTTGCggaatatttattaaatgataccaaaaatcattaatttggtTAGGCAACAGTACCGTATTGGCCAAGTCACTATCCCATGAGCTGGGCTACTCTATTGCGTGGTGATTTTAAGTTTCTTGACGTGACATTATCGATCATTTTTGCTTTCAGTTTAGGATCATACGTAccacatatttttctattataataataatatataaaaaataatataaatgccACATATTTTAGTCGATCGaacctcaatatatatatacacacacacacgcacatatTTCATCTAAGTTATATGGATAATACTCGATTTATCTTCAAATAATTCCCTCGTAATTGACTTTCATATTCATTGgtgaagtgaataaaatatttatagttttacattttaattatttgattatggtaaagatagaaagataatctatatgtttttatatgattgaGGATTAATAGTTCACacactaaattaattaataaatcagatatttcacctaataatttttccaaatttaaGATAAAGTGACAAGTAAAATGATATTGCATGCACcagtagtaaaaaaaaaaagataatttttatttttattaattaatagctGGTTCTTCATGAAGCATCTCATTCTGCAACTTGTATAGctccataaattcaacaaagatggacgttaattcatatataaactGATAAATCCAATCACATCAGcactaaattgattaaaaaacaagataatcataattaaaaaaaagggttttaattAAGCTGATTATTGAATCAAAACATGGCATCAATATTACCTTCACAGGATAATGACAAAGTAGAGGGAGTTTACTAGTATCACCAGTCTGCACgtatttaattttgttcaaaGGACAACTTTTGACACTGCAAATGAATATTTAGAGCCAAGTAAACATCCATACCATCACACAGATACATACATGCATGCTTAAGAAATTGTTTCAATTAATGCATGTAGATATAATATTGTATACTACAGCATCTTACTTGGAATCAGAAGGTGATATCATGGCGACCCAGTCACCATCCGAAGGATGAAAAACTCCACTGACGGTAACATTGACATACTCATCGTCTGATAAAGGGCTGTTTTTTGAGCTAACATTGATTTGGAGGTAAGGGTTGGGGTCGGGACACTGAATTAAGTTTCTTCTATTTACTACTCGAAAACTCGATATTGCTGTATGGTTCTGGTGCTCAACAGTTGATCCAATGATCGACGGAGGCAGCAAGTATGAGGAAGAAAAGGGAATGAAGGCTAGCAAAACGAGGAAAGAATTTAGaaccgaagaagaagaagaagaagaagaagatgttgaGGGTTTCATGGTGAAGGTTCGTGGTTAATTTCTAGGGAAAGAAATCCAGGCTGTGTGCCCTTTGTTGTTATACCTGGTGTGCCATTTGTAGCATTGGGATTTTGATATTGGTAAGAACGATGGGAGGAGTTGTGAGCTGTTTCTTTGATAACTAACAACAAGAGCTAGCTATCTCACCTATGATCGATGTGACTGTGAGGATGGGATCGAGAATTTATGGAGAGACACACATGGGGATATCGACATGAACAGGAATATTACATGCGAGATTTTCTGTTCCTTTACGAAATGTTGTTAGTTATATTGATGGCAAACGTGAGAAACGATGAGAGAGCATTCTAATCTCTGTAGACTTGGCTAAGGTCGCTAGCTATTAATTATGGCAGCTTcgtataaatcatattttaactTTCCTTCTCACCGTGATGTATggagattattttatatttttccttttctttttcctttcatagcttctaattatattatgatatttcttataattaattaattacacatTGATGTAACCAGCAGATATATTTAGAGAAATTCAATAACTTCCCTAAAGTTTAATATACTTatcttaaggttttttttttataataatcgaGATATTATTGATGTAACCAGTTTATCATTAAGACTAtgataaactaaaatttaaaatattaagaaatgtacaaaattatcaaagaactatcttaacccaaaaacttaagctGGTAGGTgaggtttcaaaatataatttatatttttctctaacatacatcctcaagtgaaagctctttgggtttgaaacttgtacatgcctatattatcttgtgcttaatttttatcaaataaataaagatagtgAGTTTCAAACTCGTAACCATTTGGTCATCAAGattctgataccatatcaaaaaatcatctcaaaccaaaagtttaaactgttaagtgagatttcaagatataatttatattattatataacagAAACAAACTCCTAAATCAATAACACTTTacttattagttttattatagtTGTGATCTCATAGGTTGGCGTGGATGGATATATATATCCCTATGTGAACACAATCTTGAGCAAGCATGGAACACCATCAGGAGTCAAAATATACCGTACGCACCATGCCTAGCTACATTGAATGTCAAAacaattgccaaaaaaaaaaactggtcaTTCTCTACAATAACGTTGAAGGCATAACTTTCTAGATTCTATCTTCGCTTCTGTTGCGAAGATATGAAAAATTTTATGGTGATTTTTTACTAGTTAATATTTagatctatttaaaaaaaaataaacacaaaaaaatgctTATgccactaaaaataataaatatatttacttagaaggatttctcttttctaattgtattttttaaaaaataaattcaggaAATAACTAATAGAATACCACTAATTATTTCTTGAACATCATAAAATTTCTCGAGATATTATCTAAAgcatgaaaaatatgttttttttaagaaaaaaaaatgtttttcaatcttatttttgataacaaaagacaatataaaaaaaatgtaaggatACTAGAAAACGCAGATACCATGCCTCGTGTTAGCTAAAACATTGAAGGATGATGGTAATTTTGAGAGCATAAATGCAAAATCCTAATAAAAGAGACAAGTGGGAAAAACTCAAAAGTTTGGTATTTCAAAAGGGAAATTTTGAGATTTGAGGATGGGCTTACAAGTGCTATACTGATCCATGAATATATTGGATATTCTTGTTTGATGGTCTTCGATAATCTTCGACCTGAGCCTCTTGGACTGATAGATTAACAGTGCAATATATAGTTCAAAGATCAGTTCATCGAAGATCCATCAATTCATTTGAAGGCCTCATATCTTACACAGAAAATGGAGTCTTCTGCCCTTCCAGCCACAGGGATCCATAATATTTTCCCTCCAGGCCCAACTTTTATCACCTGGACATGATTCCGAACTTGAAACGACCCATCAAAAATTGAAAGGGCTTTTGTTTTCgtaaaagaaaagttttttatttttatttttatttttattttgactcgAGTAATGTCCACAAGTCATTGAATTGACCAAGTAGCCTAAACAAGTTTTTATAACTGTGTTTAGTTAGTCGCATTGCATAGTTTTTCGATTCGTAATTCTAGCTTTGGTAtcgaattttattattattagttagaTTCTCATTAGCAATAGCAAGCTAATAATAACAAGGTAAAGAGCAACTTGATCTTTGGCCAAGAGTAAAACCTTGTCTTATATTTCCCAATTTCTACCCCGTGACTAAGCTCCCAAGCAAGACTAAAACATTAGACCATCTCAATTGAAGACAAGGAGCTTGTCCTCTTCGTTAAACCTTTCTCCTTTGTCAAACGTTCCTCTCTCATACACCACCAACGTTTTTTCTTAGCTAAATTAAGAGAATCTATCCAAATTAAGATGGAAAATAAGAAGCAGCCAAACTCCTTCATCACATCACGATTCATCGTGGGTCCTCCATGTCTTGACTCAAATCTATTACCTCTGATACAGACCCCTAGGTTTAGCTGAATTCTAGGCAACTTTTCTTACACAAGTCCCTGCTTGCCATGCCCGGCCACTAGGGTACAAAATGGCAATTAAATGCATTCCCTTGAAAACACCCCCACTGAACATTGTTATGACCGATGACCCGTTCAAGACAAGAAGCTACCTTCCATGAGAAAAAATCGTTTTCTTTTGTCTATCTCACAAGCTCGTCTAAGCAAGAAACACCAAGAGAATACTAAGTGTGTCTACGCATAAAATCAAAACCCCTCCATTGAAGATAATAACTACACCTTGAAATTGAACACCCCGCTAATGCCTAACGTGTATCTTGATTTCAATTTTGTATTTAGTGggtgttttttattgatttttgacCCTCTACCAACCTAATTTGATTAACATGATGGGTATGAACAAACGTGGTCAACTGATGATTCGATTTCCTGTTGCAAATATGACAAATTTAAGAAGACTTGTCAAATTTGTGCTCTCACTTTTTCTAGCCAAGAACTTCCCCATCTTGTCAAGCATTAATTCTCTTTAACTTGagttatcaataaaaaatgtcttAACGTTCAAGAGTTTAGCATATACTTCATCCTTTTCTTCAAATCCAATAGCATTTTGCAGTAATCCAATGGTTGTTGAAAAcaagttactttttttttataacccggagtgttcgggtcagtttacgcacaccacgactaatccccgGATTCACTGAACATCCTTCAAGCCCAGTAGACAGATAAGGCACCGCAGGGATGATAGTCGTTCACACAAAGATTGAAAACAAGATACTTGATATTATGAGATATTACATGGTCTTAATTCTTTATCTATTAgttactgtttgtttttttattaaaatttgttaaagtagtttggttaaaaaaaatcaacgtcttgtttttttttttaagatatctcagatgattttaatatatttatgttaaaaataaaaaaatattattttaatatatttttaattgaaaaataccttacatcataataataaacgtaaattaaatataatgaagcaataattaaaaaataaaagtaaaaaaaagtaaaactcaCGAGTGAACATGAATGAATATGTATTGTAgattaaataaactttttttctaactaaaaactaaaattattcaCTAATGGGAACATCCTTCAATCAAGGAGTTATTGCTATTGTCATTGATATCATCATCACcattaaatagaataaaatcacaaaaataaagtgaaagaaagataaaaacaattcaCGATTAGGTGAGTGGGTGTCATGTTAAATGTTGTTTGTAACTTCCacttaaatatatattcaactCATCAAAGTACAATGATGTGGTATACCACTAGCCTCACAATTACATGGCCTATGATGATTTGGTTtaatgtgatatatatatatatatacaaatcaaTCCCCAATCTATATagtttttaacaaattaattttaaacccttAAAATATCgctaatttctagtttttttctgaGCTCTTGCCGTGGATTTTGTTTTAGCATGTCATTAAATATcgaattgaaagagaaaaataagataataaaattgtatatcatccatttttttaattattgttagaTATTTAAACTTACAAATAACATAAATTCGGATGGTgcactaacatttttttttagttttgggatTTTAGACCTAACTtaataggaagaaaaaacttTGGACTTCTAAGTACTTTGTGTATGTTCACTTATGATAAAGATTCTTCtctacaattttatttaaaatttggacacttaaaaatcataaatcaatatcttaaaattcaaaatttgacaaATATGACACTAGGATCAATATCCATATCCAACCCCTACATTCAAGCCCGAAAACACATAGGTTTAAGGGGGGGAAATTAGCAATGATTTTGAAGAATGAGAACTCATTTGTGAACAATCAAATAGATTTGGGACCGAATTGTAGTTATCTCAAGCATTTATTGTGAACGAGGAATGGGACTGGATATTCCAAGAACTCCTACCAAAGGCTCCTCACATAAAGTTAAAAACTTCTATCAACTTTTTGGTTTTTCCACAGGCAATTCTCTGTCTCTTAGTCTAATGGTGTAATGCCCTTTGAAAAGTAACAAATGGTGGTTTTGTTGGCACTCGCTAGGGCTTGCCTTGCAATCCCCACTATCACCCACTAAGCAACAAGCAAGGgtgttgttttgctttgttgGGGCATCCTTGTATTCTTCTTGCGTTTGAGcataaaacacaaatttttGGCCAGCTCTTATTCCCATCCACTTCACAAGATGACAAGAATATTTCTAGAGAGGGACAGAAGCAGACAACACAAAGTTTAGAGGGAGAGATAATTTAAGGGACTCTGTTTTTCAAGAAATTCCATTATTCCTTGTGATCCCTCCAATGGACAACAAAACAAGTAGTGACAAAAACAAACCACTTGTTTTGTCTCTAAAGCAGACGTGGAAAGTCCTCTAAAAGTAGAGAGCTTTAATTACCAATTCAAAGCTCATTTTGTAAGCAAAAGCTTAGGCCAGAAAGAAAACCTTTGTAGAGCAGAGCAGAGCAGAGAGCTCTTAATTCTCTTTGATGGATTAGGATAATTGAGGGACCAAGCTTGAAACTTTCTTTAGTGATTTTGCTGAATTTCAAAACCCAGTTGTGGATTTTGATTCACTGCTGCTTTTGAACAGTTATTGACAGGAGGAAACCAGTGAGCTCTCCCTGGTAATTCCCTGTCTCTGCTTCATGTTTTAACATAATTGCACTaaatttgaaggtttttttttatttgtctgtgTAACAAAACGTAAACCAGTTTAGCTTGCTTTGATTTTAGTAGAAAGAGCTtgcttttgtgtgtgttttcaATGTTTAGTTTGGTTTCTTGCTCTGTTTTGGTTAAAGAAGAATTGTGTGGGGAAAAAATGGAAATGGACTGTTTGAATCTTTGGTGTGATTGTTGAGAAAGACTCTTACTGGAGGGTTCTTTACGTTTTACTTTTAAGAGTTGAATGATCTTTGTCAGGCAATTCCTTGTTTCTGTTTGGTCTCTGAGAAAATGTTGGAGTTCAATTTTCTCAATTCCTAGACTAAGAAAAACCTTCTCTGAGTTTAGCTTTACAAAGCTATTTGGCTAGTTCTGCTAACTTTTCTCTGCTTCTTAGTAACAAGGAGTGTTAATTTTCTTCAGATTTCTTGTCATGGATCTTTCCCCCCCCTATAAATTCAATCATCTAATGCCTTGGAACTTTGGAAGCAGAGTGCTAGAGTCTTCACCTTATATTTAGTATTTGTGTGTATTTTGGTATTCTAGCACTCTTGATTAGTCTTTTGGAAGATGTAAGAAAGCAAAAACTGAATTTTGAGATTAAACTCTTTTAACTTAGATTAATCCAACAATCTTACTAGGATCATGGAAGTTGTTGTCATTTAATAACCCGAGCTACATGAAAGAAAAGATCATAATCTTATGTTCTTGTTTTTCCGGTTTTTGCAGTGGTTCCTTTGGGATAATCTTTACATAGAAATAAGTTACGTGGTTTATTCATCAAGTTTGGACTTATTCTGGACTATTTTTCATGTCATATTTTGTTGTCCAGGGTAGTGAGTTTGGCCTGGTAGTTAATGGCAGGAATGGCCCAAGAAGAAGGATCATCATCTGTAACTTCATCACCTCTTCAGTTCTTTCCGTGGATGCCACTATCACCAGGGACGGGATCACCATACCCTTGGCTTAGGGAGCTGAAATCTGAAGACAGAGGTTTGTGTCTGATCCATCTTCTGCTTGCCTGCGCAAACCATGTAGCAGCTGGTAGTATTGAGAACGCAAATATTGGCCTTGAGCAAATCTCCCATCTTGCCTCTCCTGATGGTGATACCATGCAGCGGATTGCTGCGTACTTCACCGCAGGACTTGCTGATCGCATTCTTAAAGGATGGCCGGGTTTGCACAAAGCTCTCAATCCAAAACAAGCATCTTTGATATCTGAAGAAATTCTTGTTCAAAGATTATTCTTTGAGCTCTTTCCCTTCTTAAAGCTTTCATATGTGATCACAAATCAGGCCATTATAGAGGCAATGGAAGGGGAGAAGATGGTTCATATCATAGATCTAAATTCATTTGAACCTGCTCAGTGGATAAATCTTCTTCAAACATTAAGTGCACGGCCTGAAGGCCCGCCTCATTTGAGAATAACAGGTATTCATGAGCAGAAGGAGGTATTGGAGCAAATGGCTCTTCGATTGACAGAAGAAGCTGAAAAGCTGGACATCCCATTTCAGTTCAATCCTATTGTGAGCAAACTAGAGAATCTTGACCTTGAAAATTTGCGTGTTAAGACTGGAGAAGCTCTTG is a window encoding:
- the LOC7496014 gene encoding scarecrow-like protein 3, with the protein product MAGMAQEEGSSSVTSSPLQFFPWMPLSPGTGSPYPWLRELKSEDRGLCLIHLLLACANHVAAGSIENANIGLEQISHLASPDGDTMQRIAAYFTAGLADRILKGWPGLHKALNPKQASLISEEILVQRLFFELFPFLKLSYVITNQAIIEAMEGEKMVHIIDLNSFEPAQWINLLQTLSARPEGPPHLRITGIHEQKEVLEQMALRLTEEAEKLDIPFQFNPIVSKLENLDLENLRVKTGEALAVSSVLQLHTLLAMDDEMHRRNSPSGYKNPNSNHFQRVQINQNRRTLGDWLERDVVNAYSSSPDSALSPLSLAASPKMGSFLNALRSLSPKLMVITEQESNHNGFNLMERVTEALNFYAALFDCLESTVSRVSLERHKVEKMLFGEEIKNIIACEGTDRKERHEKLEKWILRLELAGFGIIPLSYHGRLQANRFLQSYGYDGYKIKEENGCLVICWQDRPLFSVSAWRFRRYD